The DNA window GCGAGTGGACATGGCCTTTGCCGAAGCAAAACCAGCCATCGCCAAAGGAGTTACCGCCGCTTCAGTTCCCCCACAAATCATCGCCTTAGCATAGCCAGAGCGCACGAGACGAAAAGCATCACCAATGGCATTAGAACCCGCCGCACAGGCCGTTACAGGACACGAATTAGGGCCTTTAGCTCCCACATGGATAGCCGTTAAACCTGCGGCCATATTGGCAATCATGGTAGGTACGAGGAAAGGAGAAACCCTCCCTGGCCCTTTACTAAGTAATATTTCCTGTTGATCTTCCATTACCTTTAAACCCCCTACCCCCGTACCGATTACGATGCCGATGTCATGGGCGTTACTATCATCAATGGTCAGTTGAGCATCCTCTAGCGCCATTTTACTGGTAGCTACGGCAAATTGAGAAAATCTAGCCATGCGTTTAGCCTCTTTTTTGTCCATGAAATCAAGGGGCTCAAATCCTTTCACTTCTCCAGCAATTTTACAAGCATGATTGGTGGTATCAAAAAGGGTAATTAAACCGATGCCATTACGTCCTTGAGTTAAACCTTGCCAATATTCTTCAATGTTATTGCCGATGGGAGTAATAGCCCCTAAACCAGTGACGACAACTCTTTTTAGTTGTTGATTACTCATAATTTTTTACATATAAAACAAAATTATCTGCTGAGGTGAGCAGATTTTTCCAAGAATAAAATTTTATTTAAAAAGCGAGTAAGTTAAGCCCACAGAAAAGAAAATAAAATTTCTGTAACTTAACCTTTACGCTCTTATGGTTATTAATGGCGATATACTTTTTAAGCAGTCGCTTTGGTTTTAGCTTGGATATGTTCTACCGCTGCTCCTACGGTTAAAATTTTCTCGGCTTCTTCGTCGGAGATTTCGATCTCGAAGGCTTCTTCTAAGGCCATGACTAATTCTACAACGTCTAAAGAATCAGCGTCTAAGTCGTTAGCAAAATTTGCTTCGGGGGTGACATCTGCTGCATCTACGTCTAATTGTTCTACTACGATTTCTTTTACTTTTTCAAATATTTCTGAGTTCATATTTAATATCTATTTTATTATTTTAGTCCGCCTGTTACTTTTTCTTGAGAGTTTCAAGGTAAAATATAACTTTGACGGGTTAACCGTTTTTTAGTTTACAATTTTTTGGTCAGCAATTCATCATTATCCCTAAAATAAATGATTTATTTTGCTTTTTTGATGTTAAAAAATTGTAGGGCTTGGTGCTCAAGCCCTTGTTTGAAATAATTGAGTTTATCTAAAACCTACTGCCGCTTGCCATACAAACGCTAACAAGAGGAAAAATAGGGGAATTACGGGTAAAACATCTACTAAGGGTTTGAACATTGCGTAAGCCTCTGGTAGTTGGGCTAGTAACATAGTTGCTTCCATTTATAAATTTTCCTTACTAAATAGATTTTTGTAGTTAATATTTTATATTATCATCAACGGTGATTGATTATGCTTAAAAGAATTTAATGGGATTGATAATTTTCGCCATGGTTTTATAGGTTTCTAAGATGCGATCGCCATGTATTTGCACTTCGTCGGTGGGATAATTTTCGACAATTTCCATTAAACTAATTTTGTTATCATCTAGGGCGGAAGTGACTAAAGCACCCCGTAGGGCTTCGATGTTAGCTCGATTAGAAGGGGTGGTAATAATTTCTCCGAGGGGATTTAAAAAGATTAAGCCTAGGGGGCTATTGAGGGTGCGAGACAGGGTGATGGGGTTGATGGGAATTTCTTTGGTTAATGCCCATTGCATTCGTTGGGGGTTTTGCTCGGTGGCTCTAAAATATCTCTGGATAGAGCTTGACATTTGTCCACTACGTCCGAATTCTGAGAGTTCAGCAACGGTCATGGACATCCTATGATTATGATAGCGAATGGTGACCCGTTCCGAGGCGATCGCCTTTAGTGGGGGCATTAAAAAAAATAGGAGTAACCCTAACCATAGTTGTTGTAATTTTCCTTGTGACATAAATTTAAGGGAATGGGCAACAGGCAATGGGCAATGGTGGTAATATTTTTACTAATCAATAGTTTTGGTAGTCAAAATATATTTCATACTAAATCCTGTTTCAATAATATACTAATTAGAGTGGGGAACAGGCAACAGATAAAAGATAATAATTATTTATTATCAATTGTTACACGGTGGATAATAGTAAACCTTAAAAATCGGATTTGGTATCACATTGTAATTAAGCAACATCACACCTCTAACTTACACTGCAAAACTTGTGCTACTCATAACCCGTTATCCCGAATTGAGGTTACATAACTTGATTTCGATACAAAAATCTTTAGTCTTGCGTGAGGGAAATCAGAGGCAAAGAATTGACAATGAACCATGGACAATTGACAATTATTTAAGATGATCATAAATCCAAATCAAAAAACTATTGCCCTTTGCTCTCTACCTTCTGCTGAACAATTCTTTTTTGGTAACAATATAACAGGAATCATTTGCTCACAATTAAAGATAATTTATCCATAATGTTAGATTTACCCGAAAACTTTTTTATTTTCGCCATAGGTGCGATCGCCCTTATAATCCTAGCTTGGGGTTACAATCGAGGCAAACAATTGGGAGAAATAGGAATCCTTGCATGGTTACAATCCGTCTCATTAATGACTCCTTGGCTACTATTCTTCATTTTTCTAGCCACAGGAATTTATATCAACCTCATCGGCATTACCCTACTACTAATACTATCTGCCGCACTATATATCTATCTAGGCAAACAAATCAGAAAAAAAGCCCTCGAACAAAACATTAACTCCATCAACTTCAATAACATAATCTTAAAAACAGAAAAAGAAAACACAGAAAAAGAAAACAACAACCCAGAAAAACCCCTAGTTACCGACAACAATAACTCATCATTCCGTAATCAAGTTCCAGAACCAAACTTCACCCCCATCGACGAAGAAGACATTAAAATAATAAAAGGCATATTCAGCATCGATACCTTTTTTAGCACCGAAACCATTCCCTATCAAGAAGGGGCTATATTCAAAGGTAATCTACGAACCGAAGCCGACATTGCCCATGAAAGACTAACCCAAAAATTAACCGAAAAACTAGGAGAAAAATATCGCCTCTTTTTAGTAGAAACCCCCGACGGCAAACCCGTAGTCATAATTTTACCCAGTAGTAACGATCCCAAACCCCTTACCCTCGTACAAAAAAACCTTGCCTTAGTGCTATTAGTAGCCACCGCCTTCACTTCCATTGAAGCCATCAGTATCCTATTAGGATTTGACTTAATCGATAATTGGAATCGCTATCCAGAATCCCTGCCCCTTACCCTTGGACTGTGGTTAATTCTTTTCGTCCATGAAATGGGACATCGCATCATGGCAGAAAAACATAACATTAAAATCAGTTTACCCTTCCTATTACCTAACATTCAGATAGGGACTTTTGGGGCTATCACTCGCTTTGAGAGCTTAATTCCTAACCGTAGTGTCTTATTTGACATCGCCTTTGCCGGGCCTGCCCTAGGGGGTGCATTATCATTAGTCATGCTTTTCCTTGGCTTAATTATGTCGGGGGGAAACAATGCCCTAGAAATTCCCACCCTCTTTTTTCAGGGTTCAATTTTAGTGGGTGGTTTAGCAAAATTAATTCTTGGCTCTAGCTTATCCAATCAAACCATAGGCATTCATCCTCTGATGATTTTAGGTTGGTTAGGATTAGTTATTACTGCTCTTAATTGTTTACCTGCGGGGCAATTAGACGGAGGTAGAATTGTTCAAGCTATCTATGGTCGTAAAATCGCTCGACGAGCCACCATCATCACCTTAATTGTCCTAGGTATTGTTAGTTTATTCAATACGGTTAATTCTTTACCTTTTTATTGGGCAATTATTATTTTATTTTTACAAAGAGATTTAGAGCGTCCAAGTTTAAATGAATTAACCGAACCCGATGACACTCGAGCCGGTTGGGGTTTATTACTCATTTTTGTGGCTTTAATTACCCTGATTCCCATTACTCCTAGTTTAGCCATTCGGTTTGGCATTGGTATTTAATTTGGGTTTGGGATAAAATTTATAGTCTTGTAAAAAAGGTGTCAGGTATCGGGTATCAGGTGTCAGGTTAAGAAGTTTACAAAAACTATATGTTAACTAGAGTTAGGAATAACATTTTTAGCTTTTTAAGGGTATGAAGAATTCACCATGGACAATGAATAATTAACAAACTATGACCTACCTGCAACCAAAAGCCTGTACGGACGTACCATGGTACGTCCCCTACCATATAAAACAACTCTTATCCCGAACTCAGGTTAAACTAAAAATCATGCCTTAATTCACCAACATAGTTCAATTTATTGAACGAACTACCATTAGCCGTGTAATTCATTACACGGTGGGTGAAGATATAATCTATTCATAACGAATTAAAAGAACTTGATATTAAACCTGTAACCTGCAACCAGTCACCTAAAACCTAACAATAACTTTCGGGATAATTATTCTATGCCCAATTCCCGTAAAGGTCTGATAATGGTTGATGGGGAAGTGTCTTCAGGAGAGGCAAAAACACCATCGATCGCCTCTTGGAGACTATTTGCCATGACAATGCGATTATCATAGACCACAATTACCCTAGTCAGAGCAGGAATACTATTTTGGTCTGCTTCTAGGTAAACGGGTTCAACATATAATAAAGATTGTTCGATGGGAATTACTAATAAATTACCCTGGATAGCCTTTGAACCCTGACGATTCCAGAGGGAGATTTGCCCTGAAATTAGGGGATCTTGGTTTATTAAAGCCTCAATTTGATCTGGGCCAAATACTAACTCTTGTTTCGGGAATTGATATAGCAGTAATTTACCATAGTTTTCTCCGTCACTCCTGGCGGCTAACCATGCAATGAGGTTAGGACGAGATATGGGGGTGTAGGGATGTAATAATATAAATTCTTCTTGATCGGCAATGGGTAATTTCATGATCAAATAATAGGGATTAATGGATAATGCCTCATCGCCATAAATTTCCTCGGGTATTTGCCATTGGTCTTCTCTGTTATAAAATACTTGGGTATTTTGCACATGGTAAGTGAGTAGTCTTTCGGATTGGGTACTAAATAAATCGATGGGGTAGCGGATATGTTCGATTAAGTCCGAGGGCATATTTTCTAAGGGTTGGAATAACTCAGGAAATATTTTTTTCCAAGAACGAATGAGGGGATCTTTTTCTTCACTAATATAAAAAGTAGTTCGTCCGTTATAGGCATCCACTAAGACTTTTACTGAGTTACGAATGTAGTTAAATTGATTTTCTCCAGGATCTGAATAGGGGTAGTAGTTAGAGATGGTATAGGCATCAATGAGCCAATAGAGGTGGTTGGAGTCGTCGGGTTGCCCGTCTGCTACCACTAAATAAGGATCTCGATCATAGTAAAGGAAAGGGGCGATCGCCTTTATTCGTTCATTAATATTACGACGAAATAAAATACGACTCTCAGGGGTAAAATTATCGGTGAGTAACATCCGCCAATCCCGCAAATGAACCGCAAAAGCAAATTTATTCCAAGGGTTAGCAATATTAATCCCAGCTAAACCCCCATAGGTTGTACTAAAATTCTCCTCGGCGCTAGGAAAATCAAACTCAGGAAATTTCGTGTTAGTCATCACATAAGTATTAGTTAATTCCCCAAAATAAATACGAGGACGCACCACCGGCAAACTCTCACGAATGGCAGGGGAAGAAACCCTTAATTCTCCTGGGTCTAATTCTGAACCAATATCACTGATAAAATAGAATGGTAAGCCCCCCTGTTGTACCCTATTGACGGGAGACATGGTAAAACCATAACCATGGGTATAGGTTAAATGCTCGTTTACCCAAGTTTTCGCCTGTTCGGGTACTAATTCATAATCTAATTCCCTAGGGGCAACAATTACTTGAGTATAATCGCTGTTTCCTTGGTCATTTTTGATATTGTAGCGATCAATATCTGCATCAGGAAAAACATAGTAAGGTCTAATTTGTTGTAATTGTCGATTAGCTTCGAGAATGGGACGGCTATCCCATAAGCGTATATTATCAATGGTAAGGTTATTTTCCTGAATATCTTCTAGGGTAAGAGAGCCATCGGGGTTAAATGTTCTAACATCAATTTCATCTAAATTAAAAGCCGCTCTTGTTTGTTGAATATTTCTCTCGATGTAAGTTTGTTCTAAGTCAAACTCGTTGGGTTGTACGATGGTATTTTGGAAAATTTCAGCAACTCCCAAGCCTCCACCATAAAAAACAACGTAACAGATAAAGGGTAATAAGGAAAAGGGTAAGCCTTTTTTATTTTTATTCTCTTTGCCATAACCCGTGACAGATTTTATTAACAACCAAATGCCAATACCTAGAGCTATGATTGCCCCTGTGGTTTCTAAGGGTAAATTGATATTGATGTCGGTATAACCTGCACCGTAAACTACCCCCCTCTTGGAAAATACCAACCCATAACGATTTAACCAATGAATAATCGCAATGGTGAACATTAAACCGCTCAATAATATATATATATGCCTTAGTTGATAACGGGATAGTCCTTTAAATTCTCCCTCGCTGATACTGCGATTACTGATTAAGTAAATGATTAAACTAGCACTAATACTATAAAAAAATAGTCCTTGTATCCAAATATCTATAATCTGTATAAAGGGTAATTTAAAAATATAAAAACTAATTTCATGATTAAATAATGGCTCAGTTTTACCAAAATCCACGCTATTGAAAAACTGCAAAAATTTAATCCAATAACCAGAGTTAATTAGAGCGAAAATCACACTAGCATAAAAAGCAGTAAAAGTCAACCAAAATCTTGTTTTAGTTAATAATAAAATAACGATAGTAAGAACTATCATACCTTGCCAAATGGTGGTGGATATATTGCCAAGGAGATGGGCGATCGCCCCTAGACGAAAAGGAGACTCTAGCCGTGGTTGTACATTGGGTAAATTAATACTTAACATCCATGCTTGGTTAGCTGTTTGAGTATAAAAAATGATACTTAAACCCACCGCTAAACTAAACATAATCAACAAAAACAACAGAGATTTTAAGCCTAAAGGAGAAGATTGGGGAGCAAATTTTTCTAACTTATGTCGCTTATATAATTGTTGATGATCTACTTGTTTATTAGTAATTACAATATTAGTTAAAAGGAAGAATAAAGAAATAGAAAAAGTTCCTAGTCCTAATAATAGTTTAGTTTTAAATTGAGTCCAAAAAGTTTCTAAATAACCTAACTTATCAAACCAAAGAATCTCCACTCCTAAACGACTTATTCCGATAATGCTCAACCATCCAATCATCACTAAAGACAAAAGAGTAATAATAATTTTATGGTTAAAAATAATTAATTTAGTGGGGCTTTTATATACCTGTGCCATGGGGAAAAATTGACAATGAACAATGGATAATTGACAATTAATTTTTTATAAATAATTATTAAATTAATTTGGGAAATAGTTTATTTAACTAAAGGTAAATTTAAGAGATACAACTTATTCATCATAACAAATCCAATGTGAAAAGTTGATCATTACTCGTCTTGCAATGAATTACAATAACAGTTTATCGTTCGATTAATTAAACTAAAATATATTTTTATTAATTAGTTTATTATTACATTTTTTGTGATAAATTTTATGAACTTAATCCTATCACAAATTTTATTAGAAAAATTGCCAACAAAAACCCCCTAGCCTTAGCCAAGGGGATTTGAATAACTGAAAAATACCTAGATAATAAGTAATTAAGAGTAATTTTGATATTGTTAACTATAATCACTTATTATCTTCCATTAAAAAAACTATTTTAATTCTACATTAACCGCATCCACATCCCAGATTTCTTTACAATATTCCCTGATGGTGCGATCGCTCGAAAACTTAGCCATACGGGCGCTGTTAAGGATAGACATTCTTGTCCATTTTTCTTGATCCTTATAAGCCTCAGCAACCTTATTTTGACAATCCACATAGGCAGCAAAATCAGCCATGAGCATATATTGATCATTATAAAGTAAATAATCGACAATAGGCTTAAACAAGTCACGATTACCATGGCTAAAATAACCATCCCGAATACGATTAACCACTTGGGCTAACTCAGGATTTTCCTCATAATAATCCATGGGATTATAACCATTTGCTTTATACTCAGACACTTCCTCAGCAGTCAAACCAAACAAGAAGAAATTTTCTGCCCCTGCTTCCTGACGGATTTCAATGTTAGCACCATCTAAAGTACCAATGGTTAAAGAGCCATTCATGGCAAATTTCATATTACCAGTACCGGAAGCCTCTTTTCCTGCGGTGGAAATTTGTTCAGATAAATCGGCGGCAGGGTAAATCCTTTGTCCGAGGGAAACGTTAAAGTTAGGTAAAAATACCACCTTAATTCTACCCCGCACATCGGGATCTTTATTGACGACATCTGCTACGCTGTTAATTAACTTGATGACGAGTTTAGCCATGAAGTAACCGGGTGCGGCTTTACCACCAAAAATAAAGGTACGGGGTACAACTTCCACATCGGGATTTTCTTTAATTTTGTTGTATAGGGCGATGATATTTAACACCGCTAAATGTTGGCGTTTATATTCATGGATACGTTTTACTTGTACATCAAAAATGGAATCAACGTTAATTTCGATGCCCTGCTTTCTGAAGATATATTCTGCTAATCTTTGTTTATTGACTCTTTTGATGGAGCGCCAGCGATCGCAAAAATCTTTATCATCCACATACTTTTCTAAACCTTGCATCATGGTTAAGTCTTTTAACCAACCATCACCGACTTTTTCGGTAATTAACTTAGAAAGTTCGGGGTTACTGAGTAAAATCCAACGACGGGGAGTTACTCCATTGGTTTTGTTGTAGAATTTCTCGGGCCAGAGGAAGGCAAAGGCGCGCAGGGTTTCTTTTTGTAATAACTCGGTATGGAGGGCGGCAACCCCATTAATGGCATGGCTACCCACACAGGCAAGGTGTGCCATACGTACTTTTTGTTCTGAACCTTCTTCGATGAGGGATACTTGTTCTAGTAATTCCTCATTGTCGGGATACCATGTGCGCACATCTTCAAGGAAACGATGGTTAATTTCAAAGATGATTTCTAGGTGACGGGGTAAAAGTTTTTTGAATAGGCTTACTGACCATTTTTCCAATGCTTCGGGCAAGAGAGTATGGTTAGTGTAGGCAAGGGTTTTTTGGGTAATATACCAAGATTTATCCCAATCCATGGCGTGTTCATCCACAAATAAGCGCATCAATTCGGCTACGGCCACGGCAGGATGGGTGTCGTTAAGTTGGATGGCGACTTTTTCATGGAAGTTGTCAAGGGTTTGGTTTCTACCTAAATGACGTTTGACTAAGTCTTGGAGGGAGGCGGAAACGAAGAAATATTGTTGAGCTAGTCTTAGTTCTCTCCCTGCGGGGGTATTGTCGTTGGGGTACAATACTTTGGAGATGGTTTCGGAGTTGATTTTTTCTTCTACGGCACGGTCATAATTTCCTGCGTTGAAGGCTTCAAAGTTAAACTCTTCACTGGCTTCAGCTTTCCAGAGGCGCAGGGGGTTTACGGTGTTGGTTTTGAAACCGGGTACGGGGGTATCGTGGGGGATGGCAACTACGGTGCGATCGGGTATCCAAGATACTCTACAGTTACCTTTAGAGTCGCAGTAGGGCTGGGTGTAGCCTCCTAGTTTAACTTCGATGGTTTCGTTAGGACGAGCAATTTCCCAAGGATTGCCAAATCTAAGCCAGTTGTCGGGTACTTCTGCTTGCCAACCGTCTCTAATGAGTTGATGGAAAATACCGAATTCGTAGCGGATGCCGTAGCCAATGGCGGGTATTTCTAAACTGGCGAGGGAGTCGAGGAAACAGGCTGCTAGTCTTCCTAAACCACCGTTACCAAGACCTGGATCTGGTTCTTGTTCTAATAATTCTTCTAAGTCGAGGTCTAATTCTTTGATTACTTGTTCTACTTCATGGTAAATGTCTAGGTTAACTAGGTTGTTGCCTAGGTGTCTGCCCATGAGAAATTCGGCGGATAGGTAACATACTGTTTTGCTGTTGTTTTCTCTATAGGTTTCAAGGGTTTTGAGAAAACGATGGAGTAGTCTATCTCTGATGGTGTAGGCAAGGGCTACGTAGTAGTCATATTTAGATGCTTTGTTCTGGTTGACTCCTTGGATATAGAAGAGGTTGTCTAAAAACGCCTGTTTGAGGGTTTCTGGACTCATGCCGGTGCGATCGTCTTCTACTTTAAGATTATTTTTGGATATTGTTGTCTCTACCATACTGATTTTTTATACTTCTATACTGTTAAGGTTATACGATTTTTTATGGATATTGCTATTTTTCTGGAAATGCCTGTAATGGTTTTTGCTCAAAGGGTTAAAATAGTATTAACTTTTATGAAGTTTATTAATAAAACTGTTTATTTTTTTCGGTAATGCCTTTTTTTAAACCACAACAACCTATTTTGCAAAGAAAGCCTATATCTAGGGAGGATGATGATTTTAATGCCATGCGCCCTTGGCGATTTAATCCTTATCCTTGGCTTCCTTTATGTGGTGTTTATACTTGTATTGATCAAAGTATGGTTTTGTGGGGTTTGATTTCTGGGTTAATTTTTCTTGTGGCTCAATTTTGCCCTTTTAGTTGGGTTGATCAGGCGATCGCATGGTCTATTTTGACGATAATTGGTACGGGAATCATGGTCGCTTTAACTTATGGTTGGACTGTGATGGAAAGGCTTTCATGGCTTTTATATACTTGGGTGGGGTTAATGGTTTTAGGTATGGTGATGACGGATGTGGCGATCGCCCTTGGTTGGGGTTGGTTACTGGGGCATTTATGTAGTTTTTGGCTTTTGATTAGTGCGGTGGGCTATCTTATAACTGGTTTTGCGGTGCGCTCACGGGCTTTTTTCCTCGCAACGGCTATCCATGGGGGAGCGGTTTTATTTTTACCCTATGTTATGGGGTGGCAATTCTTATTTACAGGATTGATAATGATGAGTAATTTATTAATTTTTGCTGAAGGACATTGGGATATGATTTTACCTAAGGAAAGGTTTATTTTAGTCAAGAAAAAAAGTCAAGGTCTGAACATTGATTCTAAGTTAATTCTCGACAATTAGGCAGGGAGGAATGATTTAAAATGAATAATGAAACTATTATCACCCACACTCTTCATTTCCTTAATATCAAGTTCGGACAATTCGTTATAAATAGATTGTATCTTCGTTCATCGTGTAATGAATTATACCCAATCCGATTTAAAAAATATATCATCACTCCCCTTGCAATGAATTACAAGGCTAACAGTTTATCGTTCAATAAATTGAACTATCATCACCCCTACTCCCTATCTCCTAAACACCTGCAACCAATATGGAGTTATTTTTGCCAAATGGTTTTAATATTGACAAATTCTCGAATACCTTCAACGCTCAATTCTCGTCCATAACCAGAACGTTTGATACCTCCAAAGGGTAAACGAACATCGGATTTTACCATATCGTTAATGAATAGGCTTCCTGCTTCAATGTCTCGGATACAACGTTCGATATTTTTCTCATTTTGTGTCCAAACACAAGCCCCCAATCCTAAGGAAGTGTTATTGGCAAGGGCGATCGCCCTTTGAACATCTTTAACGGTAAATAAGAGAGCTACAGGGCCAAAAAATTCCTCTGTCATGGCGGGAGAATCTTCGGGAATATTGGTCAAAATAGTGGGAGGATAAAAATTACCTTTCCCCTGTAAGGGTTTACCACCCATGACAACCCTTGCTCCCATATCAATGGTTTTTTGGACTTGATGATTCAATTCTGCTAAAATTGCAGGGGTAGCCAAAGGGCCAATATCCGTATCTTCTGCCATGGGATCTCCTATTTTCAAGGCTTGGAACTTCTCTAATAATAATTTTTCAAATTTAGGGGCGATCGCCTCTACCACAATAAATCGCTTAGAGGCAATGCAGGATTGACCATTGTTGCGCATCCTCCCTTCCACCGCCACGGTGGCTGCCTCCTCCAAATCAGCATCTTCTAAAACAATAAAAGGATCACTTCCCCCCAACTCCAACACGGATTTTTTTAGCACTTCCCCCGCCACAGAAGCCACTTTCTGCCCCGCCAACTCGCTTCCTGTCAAGGTTACAGCCTTTACCCGATCATCTCTAATCACCTGCTCCACCTGCCCAGACTCTATTAATAGTGATTGAAATACCCCCTTCGCAAATCCTGCTCCTTTAAAAATAGTGGCGATCGCCAAGGCACACTGAGGAACATTAGAAGCGTGTTTTAACAAGGCTACATTCCCCGCCATGAGGGTAGGGGCAGCAAACCGAAAAACTTGCCAAAAAGGAAAATTCCAAGGCATAACCGCCAAAATAACCCCCAATGGTTGATAAGTTACATAGCTATAGGAAGCATCCGTTTCCACCACTCGATCTTTTAAAAAATCCGCTCCATGCTCTGCATAATAACGGCAGACAAGCGCACACTTGTTGACCTCTGCGATCGCACTTTGAAAAGGCTTTCCCATCTCCAAAGTCATCAACCTAGCCCATTCGGGGGCATCATCTTCCAAAATAGTTGCCACCTTCAATAATTTATCTGCCCTTGATTCAAAAGAACTTTTGCGATAGTTTTGGAACGTAGAATCCGCTAAGTCCAATTTATGCTCAATTTCAGTGGCGGTTAAAGCCATGAAGGTTTGAAGGGTTTCTCCAGTGGTGGGGTTAATGGTAGCGATCATGATATTATCTATCCTCAGCAATTTTTAATCCTAACCCCTCGATCTTAACAACAAAGCCCCCATTATTCCCATTTTAGAACTGCCTTATCAATCCCTTCTTCCCGTCTAGTTTTGCTATCTTTTTCCATCCAAGTAATAATCTGTTGGGGGGTTAACTCATCGACGCTTATATCTAAATCCTCGGCGATTTGTTGTAATAATCGTAAAGAAGAAATAGTTAAGCGGGTTAAAAATTTTTCTTGGGAAGTTAACAAAGCCATTTCCACCGCCATAGATTCCTCTTGGCTTAAATATTGTTGATTGTCAATCATGAAAATACCTCAAATAATCACCTTCATTTTATATTACTGATGGGAAATTAAATAACCGCAACGATGTTCCCCATCATAAATCCAATTAGTTCTTTCTACGGTACAATCAGGAAAAAGAGAAGCAAACATTTCTAATTCATGACCACACAC is part of the Cyanobacterium stanieri LEGE 03274 genome and encodes:
- a CDS encoding UPF0182 family protein, whose amino-acid sequence is MAQVYKSPTKLIIFNHKIIITLLSLVMIGWLSIIGISRLGVEILWFDKLGYLETFWTQFKTKLLLGLGTFSISLFFLLTNIVITNKQVDHQQLYKRHKLEKFAPQSSPLGLKSLLFLLIMFSLAVGLSIIFYTQTANQAWMLSINLPNVQPRLESPFRLGAIAHLLGNISTTIWQGMIVLTIVILLLTKTRFWLTFTAFYASVIFALINSGYWIKFLQFFNSVDFGKTEPLFNHEISFYIFKLPFIQIIDIWIQGLFFYSISASLIIYLISNRSISEGEFKGLSRYQLRHIYILLSGLMFTIAIIHWLNRYGLVFSKRGVVYGAGYTDININLPLETTGAIIALGIGIWLLIKSVTGYGKENKNKKGLPFSLLPFICYVVFYGGGLGVAEIFQNTIVQPNEFDLEQTYIERNIQQTRAAFNLDEIDVRTFNPDGSLTLEDIQENNLTIDNIRLWDSRPILEANRQLQQIRPYYVFPDADIDRYNIKNDQGNSDYTQVIVAPRELDYELVPEQAKTWVNEHLTYTHGYGFTMSPVNRVQQGGLPFYFISDIGSELDPGELRVSSPAIRESLPVVRPRIYFGELTNTYVMTNTKFPEFDFPSAEENFSTTYGGLAGINIANPWNKFAFAVHLRDWRMLLTDNFTPESRILFRRNINERIKAIAPFLYYDRDPYLVVADGQPDDSNHLYWLIDAYTISNYYPYSDPGENQFNYIRNSVKVLVDAYNGRTTFYISEEKDPLIRSWKKIFPELFQPLENMPSDLIEHIRYPIDLFSTQSERLLTYHVQNTQVFYNREDQWQIPEEIYGDEALSINPYYLIMKLPIADQEEFILLHPYTPISRPNLIAWLAARSDGENYGKLLLYQFPKQELVFGPDQIEALINQDPLISGQISLWNRQGSKAIQGNLLVIPIEQSLLYVEPVYLEADQNSIPALTRVIVVYDNRIVMANSLQEAIDGVFASPEDTSPSTIIRPLRELGIE
- a CDS encoding site-2 protease family protein gives rise to the protein MLDLPENFFIFAIGAIALIILAWGYNRGKQLGEIGILAWLQSVSLMTPWLLFFIFLATGIYINLIGITLLLILSAALYIYLGKQIRKKALEQNINSINFNNIILKTEKENTEKENNNPEKPLVTDNNNSSFRNQVPEPNFTPIDEEDIKIIKGIFSIDTFFSTETIPYQEGAIFKGNLRTEADIAHERLTQKLTEKLGEKYRLFLVETPDGKPVVIILPSSNDPKPLTLVQKNLALVLLVATAFTSIEAISILLGFDLIDNWNRYPESLPLTLGLWLILFVHEMGHRIMAEKHNIKISLPFLLPNIQIGTFGAITRFESLIPNRSVLFDIAFAGPALGGALSLVMLFLGLIMSGGNNALEIPTLFFQGSILVGGLAKLILGSSLSNQTIGIHPLMILGWLGLVITALNCLPAGQLDGGRIVQAIYGRKIARRATIITLIVLGIVSLFNTVNSLPFYWAIIILFLQRDLERPSLNELTEPDDTRAGWGLLLIFVALITLIPITPSLAIRFGIGI
- a CDS encoding alpha/beta hydrolase gives rise to the protein MSQGKLQQLWLGLLLFFLMPPLKAIASERVTIRYHNHRMSMTVAELSEFGRSGQMSSSIQRYFRATEQNPQRMQWALTKEIPINPITLSRTLNSPLGLIFLNPLGEIITTPSNRANIEALRGALVTSALDDNKISLMEIVENYPTDEVQIHGDRILETYKTMAKIINPIKFF
- a CDS encoding photosystem II reaction center protein K yields the protein MEATMLLAQLPEAYAMFKPLVDVLPVIPLFFLLLAFVWQAAVGFR
- the fabF gene encoding beta-ketoacyl-ACP synthase II gives rise to the protein MSNQQLKRVVVTGLGAITPIGNNIEEYWQGLTQGRNGIGLITLFDTTNHACKIAGEVKGFEPLDFMDKKEAKRMARFSQFAVATSKMALEDAQLTIDDSNAHDIGIVIGTGVGGLKVMEDQQEILLSKGPGRVSPFLVPTMIANMAAGLTAIHVGAKGPNSCPVTACAAGSNAIGDAFRLVRSGYAKAMICGGTEAAVTPLAMAGFASAKAMSTRNDNPEIASRPFDQDRDGFVMGEGCGILILEEREHALARGAKIYAEMVGYGMTCDAYHMTAPVPEGLGATRAIELALKDGGLSPDEVSYINAHGTSTPANDSTETKAIKNALGDNARQVLVSSTKSMTGHLLGGSGGIEAVATVMAIAHDQVPPTINLTNPDPDCDLDYIAHNSRKVTVEVALSNSFGFGGHNVTLAFRKYR
- the acpP gene encoding acyl carrier protein, with amino-acid sequence MNSEIFEKVKEIVVEQLDVDAADVTPEANFANDLDADSLDVVELVMALEEAFEIEISDEEAEKILTVGAAVEHIQAKTKATA